TCGACGACATGACATACAAGGCATACACGGAGATGGCATCGAAGGCCCGCAACAACCGCGACCGCTGGAGCAATACGCAGTTCTACAGCTGAACGTCAAAGATCCTTGGCCATATAAGGGGCGTCGAGGACATAACCGCGGGAGGCGTAGTATTCCCTGACACCCACTCCGCTGGTCACGCGTATGCGCTTCTTATTTTCGGATCTGGCTATCCGTTCCGCCTCGTCCAGGAGGGCCTTCCCGAAGCCCCTGTGCTGCCAGCTCTCGGCCGCAGCACCTATGGCGGTCTCGTTACCGAAAACCTTCAGTTCCCTCACGGTGGCGAGATCGGAATCGTCGGTCCTGAGACGGACGTAGCCCACCAGGGAATCGCGATACGTGTAGGATATGAACCTCTCCTTCCCTCCGTTGGCCTCGTACTCTTCGACCCCCAGCCTGACCTCGGATGGATCGTCTAGGACCTCCCCTGTGTGCCCGACCTCACGGCAGCGGATACATCTGCATCTCAGACCCTTTCTCTTCATATCGGCCTGCACCAGCTGGCGGAGGTTGCTCTTCAAGATACCCGCCGTGATCTCCGGGACCGGGATGTCGCGCTGTATGCGCTGTATCCTTACATAGTCTGGCACATATGCCTTCATCTTTGACAGGAGTTTCACTGCCGCATCCGTGTCCAATGGCCTATACTCCCCTGCCTCCCACATCCGATGGAGCTCCGTGTCACCTACGACGAGAGTCGGATAGAATTTCAGCATGTCGGGACGGAAATCCGGGTCGTCGAACATCCTCTTGAAACACCTGTAATCGTTCTCCGGAGACGAGCCGGGAAGACCCGGCATCAGATGATAGCAGATCTTCAGGCCGTGGTTGCGGCAGCATTCCGTCGCCTTGACGACCTCGGATACCCCGTGGCCGCGCTTCACCTTGTCCAACACGTCGTCGTCCAATATCTGGACCCCGAGTTCCACACGGGTAGCCCCGAGCCTCATCATCCTCTCGATCTGTATGTCCTTACAGAAGTAGTCGGGACGGGTCTCGACGGTGAGCCCTATGCATCTCCTGTCCGCATGGGAATTCTCTTCCTGTGCGGCCTCCAGACTGGGGGAGGGGTGCCCGTTCATCGCTTCGAAGCACCTTTTCACAAACCACTCCTGATACTGCGGATCCCTGGACGTGAACGTCCCGCCCATGATTATCAGATCGATCTTGTCGGTGTCGTGCCCTATCTCCTCCAATTGTGCCAGGCGGCTGCTGACCTGGTCATATGGGTCGAAGCGGTTCATGGCCGCCCTCCTGGCCGCCGGTTCCTTTCCCGTATATGATTGGGGCGAATTGTTGGATACTCCTCCGGGACAGTATGCGCACTTTCCGTGGGGACATGGATACGGGGAGGTCATGACCGCCACGACGGCCACTCCGCTGGCCGTCCTCATGGGCTTCTTCACGAGGAGTGGGAGGAAAGCCTTACGTTCGTCCTCCGGGACAAGTGCCAGCACCTCGGAGTTGGGGGGCACTTTGTCCGGACCGTACTTGGAGCAGAGCTGCATCTTGAGGCGCTGGAGGGAGTCGCGGTCGGTTACATCCCCCGCCCTGATGGCCTCGATGATGCATCTTGCGACGTCGTCGCCCATTCAGCTCTTCTCCGCCCTTTCCTTGGCCAGCTGCTGGAAGCGCTCGACCGTCTTCTTGTAGTTATCCATGGCCATCTGTACGTTGGCCTCGCAGAAACTCCAGGCCTTGGCTATGTCGCCGTACCTTATACGGTACCCCCTGCGTACGGGCCCGTCCTCAGACTGGATGTCCGTACTTTCCAGAATGTCCATGGATTTCAGCTTGTTTATGTAGCGGTAGACGGTGGGCTTGGTGGTTCCCAGAAGGACTGCGATCTCTTCGGCGGCCCATGCCTTGGAGGGGTTTTTCATGAAAAAGTCCATGAATATCCTGTAGGGGATGCTGTCTCTGATGGTGAGTGCACCGTTACTTCTGGGGTCGTACCCTTTCGAGAGATACCCGATCTGTGTAAGGAACGTCTCGGCGAGAACGTCGATATCGTCCACCCCGGTCATGGGGGTATTGGAAACCACCTGCAGTTCAAACATAGGACACCTTCGGTATATGTTGTTAAAAGTTAAGCATTGATTTAAACTTTTACGGTCTGAATCGTAAAAATTCAATCAGTAGCGATCCTTGATGTGTTCCAGGATCTTCATCACGCTGTCCAACGGGAATACGGGATACACCTGTATGGAGGTTATCTTCTCCACCGTATGGGCCACTATGGGTGCACAGATTATCCCCAAGGCGCCGTCCCTCTCCGCACGTACCGAGGCGATGATGGCATCCTCTACGGTGGAGACGGTGTACTCGCGGATCCCGACGGTACCGTTGGCGGAGGTATCGAGGGATTTGGGAAGACCTTCCATGAAGGTGGAGGACGCTATGACCGCCAAGAACTTCTCGTTGCCTTTTCCGTATATCTGTTTCAGTGCACGCACGATCTGCCTCACCGTACGAAGATTGGGCTCGCGACGCTCCTCCAATATCTTGTACACGGTACTCTGGGATATGCCGGAGATCTGACAGAACTCGTTGAGGGACATGTTGAGCTCCTCGTCCAGGATATTCCTGAGGGCCTTTTGGAACCCGCCCTCGTCCCTGAGCATGCTGGATACCAGGTCCTCTACGGTCATTGACCCACCTTCTTCGCATAATCCGCTGCGGCGGAACCGGCCACCACTCCCTCTCCGACGGCCTTGCCGATCTGCCAGGGCCTACCGGTTATGTCACCGCAGGCGAACACGCCCGGAACGGAGGTGGCACACCCTCTATCGACCTTGACGGAATCGTCCATCTCCGGCATTATACCGAGGTCCATCGCAAGGTCCACGGAGGATTTACCCCCTAGTTCGATGAACACGCCGTCC
The nucleotide sequence above comes from Candidatus Methanomethylophilus alvi Mx1201. Encoded proteins:
- a CDS encoding tRNA uridine(34) 5-carboxymethylaminomethyl modification radical SAM/GNAT enzyme Elp3 produces the protein MGDDVARCIIEAIRAGDVTDRDSLQRLKMQLCSKYGPDKVPPNSEVLALVPEDERKAFLPLLVKKPMRTASGVAVVAVMTSPYPCPHGKCAYCPGGVSNNSPQSYTGKEPAARRAAMNRFDPYDQVSSRLAQLEEIGHDTDKIDLIIMGGTFTSRDPQYQEWFVKRCFEAMNGHPSPSLEAAQEENSHADRRCIGLTVETRPDYFCKDIQIERMMRLGATRVELGVQILDDDVLDKVKRGHGVSEVVKATECCRNHGLKICYHLMPGLPGSSPENDYRCFKRMFDDPDFRPDMLKFYPTLVVGDTELHRMWEAGEYRPLDTDAAVKLLSKMKAYVPDYVRIQRIQRDIPVPEITAGILKSNLRQLVQADMKRKGLRCRCIRCREVGHTGEVLDDPSEVRLGVEEYEANGGKERFISYTYRDSLVGYVRLRTDDSDLATVRELKVFGNETAIGAAAESWQHRGFGKALLDEAERIARSENKKRIRVTSGVGVREYYASRGYVLDAPYMAKDL
- a CDS encoding HTH domain-containing protein; protein product: MFELQVVSNTPMTGVDDIDVLAETFLTQIGYLSKGYDPRSNGALTIRDSIPYRIFMDFFMKNPSKAWAAEEIAVLLGTTKPTVYRYINKLKSMDILESTDIQSEDGPVRRGYRIRYGDIAKAWSFCEANVQMAMDNYKKTVERFQQLAKERAEKS
- a CDS encoding helix-turn-helix domain-containing protein — protein: MTVEDLVSSMLRDEGGFQKALRNILDEELNMSLNEFCQISGISQSTVYKILEERREPNLRTVRQIVRALKQIYGKGNEKFLAVIASSTFMEGLPKSLDTSANGTVGIREYTVSTVEDAIIASVRAERDGALGIICAPIVAHTVEKITSIQVYPVFPLDSVMKILEHIKDRY